A portion of the Pseudomonas synxantha BG33R genome contains these proteins:
- the iolD gene encoding 3D-(3,5/4)-trihydroxycyclohexane-1,2-dione acylhydrolase (decyclizing) — MSTTRLTMAQALVKFLDNQYIEVDGVQSKFVAGVFTIFGHGNVLGLGQALEQDSGDLVVHQGRNEQGMAHAAIGFAKQHLRRKIYACTASVGPGAANMLTAAATATANRIPLLLLPGDVYASRQPDPVLQQIEQFHDLSISTNDAFRAVSKYWDRINRPEQLMTAAIHAMRVLTDPAETGAVTLALPQDVQAEAWDYPDYFLQKRVHRIDRRPATAAMIGDALAAFRGKRKPLIICGGGVKYSGANAALQAFAERFEIPFAETQAGKSAVVSSHALNVGGIGETGCLAANLLAPEADLIIGIGTRYTDFTTSSKSLFKHPEVTFLNLNVSACDALKLDGVQVVADARVALEVLADALGDYRFGWGEQIADAKAQLDAEVDRVHQVQYSGDDFVPEVDDLLDRAVLREFIELTGSCLTQSRVLGVLNQVLADDAIIVAAAGSLPGDLQRAWRSKGVNTYHVEYGYSCMGYEINAALGVKLAEPTKEVYALVGDGSYMMLHSELATSIQERRKINVVLLDNMAFGCINNLQIGNGMDSFGTEFRFRNPESGKLDGGLVPVDFAMSAAAYGCKTYKVSTIEQLEAALADARTQTVSTLIDIKVLPKTMVHGYLSWWRVGVAQVSTSERTNAAAKKLNEHLAKARQY; from the coding sequence ATGAGCACCACACGATTGACCATGGCCCAGGCCCTGGTGAAGTTTCTGGATAACCAATACATCGAAGTCGACGGCGTACAGAGCAAGTTCGTTGCCGGGGTGTTCACTATTTTCGGGCATGGCAATGTGTTGGGCCTTGGCCAGGCGCTTGAGCAGGACAGCGGCGACCTGGTGGTGCACCAGGGCCGCAACGAACAAGGCATGGCCCATGCCGCCATCGGGTTTGCCAAGCAGCACCTGCGCCGCAAGATCTATGCGTGCACGGCCTCGGTCGGCCCTGGCGCTGCGAATATGCTCACTGCCGCAGCCACCGCCACGGCCAACCGCATACCGCTGCTGCTGTTGCCCGGCGATGTCTACGCCAGCCGCCAGCCCGACCCGGTGCTGCAGCAGATCGAGCAGTTCCACGACCTGAGCATCAGCACCAACGACGCGTTCCGCGCCGTGAGCAAATACTGGGACCGCATCAACCGCCCCGAACAGTTGATGACGGCGGCGATCCACGCCATGCGCGTGCTCACCGACCCCGCCGAAACCGGCGCGGTGACATTGGCGTTGCCCCAGGATGTGCAGGCCGAGGCCTGGGACTATCCCGACTACTTCCTGCAAAAGCGCGTGCACCGTATCGACCGGCGCCCGGCCACCGCCGCGATGATCGGCGATGCGCTGGCGGCGTTTCGCGGCAAGCGCAAACCGCTGATCATTTGTGGCGGCGGGGTGAAGTACTCCGGCGCCAATGCGGCGCTGCAAGCCTTTGCCGAGCGCTTTGAGATTCCCTTTGCCGAAACCCAGGCCGGTAAAAGCGCGGTGGTCTCCAGCCATGCACTGAACGTCGGCGGCATCGGCGAAACCGGCTGCCTGGCGGCGAACCTGCTGGCCCCCGAGGCGGACCTGATCATCGGCATCGGCACGCGGTATACCGACTTCACGACCTCATCGAAATCGTTGTTCAAGCACCCCGAGGTGACTTTTCTCAACCTCAATGTCAGCGCCTGCGACGCGTTGAAGCTGGACGGTGTGCAAGTGGTGGCGGACGCCAGAGTCGCGCTTGAAGTGCTGGCCGATGCCCTCGGCGATTACCGTTTCGGCTGGGGCGAGCAGATCGCTGACGCCAAGGCGCAACTGGATGCCGAAGTGGATCGCGTGCATCAGGTGCAATACTCAGGCGATGATTTTGTGCCGGAAGTTGACGACCTGCTGGACCGCGCCGTACTGCGCGAGTTTATCGAGCTGACCGGCTCCTGCCTGACCCAAAGCCGCGTACTGGGTGTGCTCAACCAGGTTCTGGCCGACGATGCGATCATCGTCGCCGCCGCCGGCAGCCTGCCCGGGGACTTGCAGCGCGCCTGGCGCAGCAAGGGCGTCAATACCTATCACGTCGAATACGGCTATTCGTGCATGGGCTACGAGATCAATGCCGCCCTGGGCGTGAAGCTCGCCGAGCCGACCAAAGAGGTCTACGCCCTGGTCGGTGACGGCTCCTACATGATGCTGCACTCGGAGCTGGCCACCTCGATCCAGGAACGGCGCAAGATCAACGTGGTGCTCCTCGACAACATGGCCTTCGGTTGCATCAACAACCTGCAAATCGGCAATGGCATGGACAGCTTCGGCACCGAATTTCGCTTCCGCAACCCCGAGAGCGGCAAGCTCGACGGCGGCCTGGTGCCGGTGGATTTCGCCATGAGTGCGGCGGCTTATGGTTGCAAGACCTACAAGGTCAGCACGATAGAGCAGCTGGAAGCGGCCCTGGCCGATGCGCGCACGCAAACCGTCTCGACGCTGATCGATATCAAGGTTCTGCCCAAGACCATGGTCCACGGCTACCTGTCGTGGTGGCGGGTAGGTGTGGCGCAGGTGTCCACCAGTGAACGCACGAATGCAGCGGCAAAAAAACTCAATGAGCACCTGGCCAAGGCCCGGCAGTACTAA
- the iolB gene encoding 5-deoxy-glucuronate isomerase produces the protein MSLLVKSSKRGQTMVALEAGRLEYVGFAAYRLSLGETLPVSAGDQELCLVLLSGRVNIEGEGFNWQNLGDRQSVFEDKSPFAAYLPPGTDAQVTALSDVQIAVCAAPGAAGFAPRLIRPEQCKRSVRGKGANTRYVCDILPDSEPAHSLLVVEVRTPSGHSSSYPPHKHDTDDLPHQSFLEETYYHQVNPPQGFVFQRVYTDDRSIDQAMAVENSDLVVVPKGYHPVSVPYGYESYYLNVMAGPKRAWHFHNDPQHSWLLDL, from the coding sequence ATGAGCTTGTTGGTCAAAAGCAGCAAACGTGGGCAAACCATGGTTGCCCTGGAGGCGGGGCGCCTGGAGTACGTAGGCTTCGCCGCTTACCGCTTGAGCCTGGGCGAAACCTTGCCGGTCAGCGCGGGTGATCAGGAGCTGTGCCTGGTACTGCTCAGCGGTCGGGTGAATATCGAAGGCGAAGGCTTCAATTGGCAGAACCTGGGTGATCGCCAGTCGGTGTTCGAAGACAAATCACCGTTCGCCGCCTATTTGCCGCCGGGCACCGACGCCCAGGTCACGGCCCTGAGCGATGTACAGATTGCCGTGTGTGCGGCGCCGGGTGCGGCGGGTTTTGCCCCGCGCCTGATCCGCCCCGAGCAGTGCAAACGCAGTGTGCGCGGCAAAGGCGCCAACACCCGCTACGTCTGCGACATCCTGCCCGACAGCGAGCCGGCCCATTCGCTGCTGGTGGTGGAAGTGCGCACACCGTCAGGGCATTCCTCAAGTTACCCGCCTCACAAACACGATACCGATGACCTGCCGCACCAGAGCTTTCTGGAAGAAACCTACTACCACCAGGTCAATCCACCCCAGGGCTTTGTGTTCCAGCGCGTGTACACCGATGACCGCAGCATCGACCAGGCCATGGCCGTGGAAAACAGCGACCTGGTGGTGGTGCCCAAGGGGTATCACCCGGTCAGCGTGCCGTATGGCTACGAGTCTTATTACCTCAATGTCATGGCCGGCCCCAAGCGCGCCTGGCATTTCCATAACGACCCGCAGCACAGTTGGCTGCTGGACCTTTAA
- a CDS encoding Gfo/Idh/MocA family oxidoreductase gives MRIGLVGYGHGGRFFHAPLIATLPGATFVGVVTRSPERRQQLSTDLPGVKAFDSIGQIVEAGVDALVISTTLKGRPALVLEAIEHGVAVVSDKPFAANAEQAQALITAAERQGSLLSVYQNRRWDSDYLTLRKLIDAGALGTITRFESRVERYSPQAVGNASGGGWLRDLGSHLVDQALQLFGPVDRVFAQLHYTPEHPSVDHGFFVSLSHANGVISHLWGNALQNSQAPRFRVSGTLGCYTVEGLDGQEEALIAGKSPKTEGEHWGAEEHRRWGWFEQGSERERVPSEKGCWTQFYRQLQLAVQGQGPLPVSAYDALETTRILDAARLSAERLQVVSTKIE, from the coding sequence ATGCGAATCGGACTAGTGGGCTACGGCCACGGCGGGCGCTTTTTTCATGCGCCGCTGATCGCCACCCTGCCTGGGGCCACCTTTGTCGGCGTGGTGACGCGTTCACCCGAACGTCGCCAGCAATTGAGTACTGATCTTCCAGGTGTCAAGGCCTTCGACTCCATTGGCCAGATAGTCGAAGCCGGCGTCGACGCCCTGGTGATTTCCACCACCCTCAAAGGTCGCCCGGCGTTGGTACTGGAAGCCATCGAACACGGCGTGGCGGTGGTCAGCGACAAACCCTTTGCGGCCAACGCCGAACAAGCCCAAGCCCTGATTACTGCCGCCGAGCGCCAGGGCTCGCTGCTCAGCGTCTACCAGAACCGGCGCTGGGACTCGGATTACCTGACTCTGCGCAAACTCATCGATGCCGGCGCGCTGGGCACCATCACCCGCTTTGAATCTCGTGTAGAACGCTACAGCCCACAAGCCGTGGGCAATGCCAGCGGCGGCGGCTGGCTGCGTGACCTGGGCAGCCACTTGGTCGATCAGGCGCTGCAACTGTTCGGCCCGGTGGACCGAGTGTTCGCCCAACTGCACTACACCCCTGAACACCCCAGCGTGGATCACGGCTTTTTTGTTTCCCTGAGCCACGCCAACGGCGTGATTTCCCACCTGTGGGGCAACGCCTTGCAGAACAGCCAGGCGCCGCGCTTTCGTGTCAGTGGCACCTTGGGTTGCTACACCGTCGAAGGGTTGGATGGCCAGGAAGAAGCGCTGATCGCCGGTAAATCGCCGAAGACCGAAGGCGAGCACTGGGGCGCGGAGGAGCATCGACGCTGGGGCTGGTTCGAACAAGGCTCGGAGCGCGAGCGGGTGCCGTCGGAGAAGGGCTGCTGGACACAGTTCTATCGCCAGTTGCAGTTGGCGGTGCAAGGGCAGGGGCCGCTGCCGGTAAGCGCCTATGACGCGCTGGAAACCACCCGTATATTGGACGCCGCACGCCTGAGCGCCGAGCGCCTGCAAGTGGTTTCGACAAAAATAGAATAA
- a CDS encoding Gfo/Idh/MocA family protein, translating into MSLKLGVIGTGAIGRNHIRRCSQTLLNSQVVAVTDINLAQAAQVVADLKLDAEVYPDGHALINSPEVEAILVTSWGPSHEEFVLAAIAAGKPVFCEKPLAVTAEGCRKIVEAEVAHGKRLVQVGFMRPYDEGYRALKAVIDSGQIGEPLMLHCAHRNPTVGENYNTDMAITDTLIHELDVLRWLLNDDYVSVQVVFPRKTSKALAHLRDPQIVLLKTAKGTRIDVEVFVNCQYGYDIQCEVVGETGIAKLPEPSQVQLRSGAKLSNAILMDWKDRFIGAYDVELQAFIDSVRAGQVGGPSAWDGYAAAVAADACIEAQGSGQIVLVSLPDRPHFYG; encoded by the coding sequence ATGTCTTTGAAGCTTGGAGTGATTGGTACGGGCGCCATTGGCCGGAACCATATCCGTCGTTGCAGCCAGACCTTGCTCAACAGCCAGGTGGTGGCGGTCACTGATATCAACCTTGCGCAGGCCGCGCAGGTGGTGGCGGACTTGAAGCTGGACGCCGAGGTGTACCCGGACGGCCATGCGCTGATCAACTCGCCAGAGGTCGAAGCGATCCTTGTGACCTCATGGGGCCCGAGCCACGAAGAATTCGTGCTGGCCGCCATCGCCGCCGGCAAACCGGTGTTCTGTGAAAAACCTCTGGCGGTCACCGCCGAAGGTTGTCGCAAGATCGTCGAGGCCGAAGTGGCCCATGGCAAGCGCCTGGTGCAGGTGGGCTTCATGCGTCCGTATGACGAAGGCTATCGTGCCTTGAAAGCCGTGATCGACAGCGGCCAGATCGGTGAGCCGTTGATGCTGCATTGCGCGCACCGTAACCCGACGGTGGGCGAGAATTACAACACCGACATGGCGATCACCGACACCCTGATCCACGAACTGGACGTGCTGCGTTGGCTGCTCAATGACGACTATGTGTCCGTGCAGGTGGTGTTCCCGCGCAAGACCAGCAAGGCCCTGGCCCACCTGCGCGACCCGCAGATCGTGCTGCTGAAAACTGCCAAGGGCACGCGTATCGACGTGGAGGTATTTGTGAACTGCCAATACGGCTACGACATCCAGTGCGAAGTGGTGGGTGAGACCGGCATCGCCAAGTTGCCGGAGCCGTCCCAGGTGCAACTGCGCAGCGGTGCGAAGCTGTCCAATGCGATCCTGATGGATTGGAAGGATCGCTTTATCGGTGCCTATGACGTGGAGTTGCAGGCGTTTATCGACAGCGTACGGGCTGGGCAGGTCGGCGGGCCGTCGGCGTGGGATGGGTATGCGGCGGCGGTGGCGGCGGATGCGTGTATTGAAGCCCAGGGCAGCGGGCAGATTGTGCTGGTGAGCTTGCCGGATCGCCCACACTTCTACGGCTAA
- a CDS encoding sugar ABC transporter ATP-binding protein produces the protein MLAQAAASQPPGIQPLPLDEPYLLEILNISKGFPGVVALDDVQLRVRPGTVLALMGENGAGKSTLMKIIAGIYQPDAGEIRLRGKPITFETPLAAQKAGIAMIHQELNLMPHMSIAENIWIGREQLNSLHMVNHREMHRCTAELLARLRINLDPEEQVGNLSIAERQMVEIAKAVSYDSDILIMDEPTSAITDKEVAHLFSIIADLKAQGKGIVYITHKMNEVFAIADEVAVFRDGQYIGLQRADSLNSDSLISMMVGRELSQLFPVRETPIGELLLSVRDLSLDGVFKDVSFDLHAGEILGIAGLMGSGRTNVAETIFGITPSTGGQITLDGKAVRITDPHMAIEKGFALLTEDRKLSGLFPCLSVLENMEMAVLPHYSGSGFIQQKALRGLCEEMCKKLRVKTPSLEQCIDTLSGGNQQKALLARWLMTNPRLLILDEPTRGIDVGAKAEIYRLIAFLASEGMAVIMISSELPEVLGMSDRVMVMHEGELMGTLDRAEATQEKVMQLASGMSAVH, from the coding sequence ATGCTTGCTCAAGCCGCTGCCTCGCAGCCCCCGGGCATCCAGCCGTTGCCGCTGGACGAACCCTACCTGCTGGAAATTCTCAACATCAGCAAAGGCTTTCCTGGTGTTGTCGCCCTGGACGATGTGCAACTGCGGGTGCGCCCCGGCACGGTGCTGGCATTGATGGGCGAGAACGGCGCGGGTAAATCAACGCTGATGAAGATCATCGCCGGCATCTACCAGCCCGACGCCGGGGAAATCCGCCTGCGTGGCAAGCCTATTACCTTCGAAACGCCGCTGGCGGCGCAAAAGGCCGGGATCGCCATGATCCATCAGGAGCTCAACCTGATGCCCCATATGAGCATCGCCGAGAACATCTGGATCGGCCGCGAGCAGCTCAACAGCCTGCACATGGTCAACCACCGCGAAATGCATCGCTGCACCGCCGAGTTGCTGGCGCGCCTGCGCATCAACCTCGACCCTGAAGAGCAGGTGGGCAACCTGAGCATCGCCGAACGGCAGATGGTCGAGATTGCCAAGGCGGTCTCGTACGACTCCGACATCCTGATCATGGATGAACCCACCTCGGCCATTACCGACAAGGAAGTTGCCCACCTGTTTTCGATCATTGCCGACCTCAAGGCCCAGGGCAAAGGTATTGTCTATATCACGCACAAAATGAACGAAGTGTTCGCCATCGCCGATGAAGTGGCGGTGTTCCGCGACGGCCAGTACATCGGCCTGCAACGTGCCGACAGCCTGAACAGCGACAGCCTGATCTCGATGATGGTGGGGCGGGAGTTGAGCCAGTTGTTCCCGGTGCGCGAGACGCCGATAGGTGAGTTGCTGCTGTCGGTGCGCGACCTGAGCCTGGACGGCGTGTTCAAGGACGTCTCGTTCGACCTGCACGCCGGGGAGATTCTCGGTATCGCCGGCCTGATGGGCTCTGGGCGTACCAATGTGGCGGAAACCATTTTTGGCATTACCCCAAGCACCGGTGGGCAAATCACCCTGGATGGCAAGGCGGTGCGCATTACCGACCCGCACATGGCCATCGAGAAAGGTTTTGCGCTATTGACCGAAGATCGCAAGCTCAGCGGCCTGTTCCCGTGCCTGTCGGTGCTGGAAAACATGGAGATGGCGGTGTTGCCGCACTATTCGGGCAGCGGCTTTATCCAGCAGAAGGCCCTGCGCGGCCTGTGCGAAGAGATGTGCAAGAAGCTGCGAGTAAAAACTCCGTCCCTGGAGCAATGCATCGACACCTTGTCGGGCGGTAACCAGCAAAAGGCACTGCTGGCACGCTGGCTGATGACCAACCCAAGGCTGCTGATCCTGGATGAACCGACCCGCGGTATCGATGTGGGCGCCAAGGCCGAGATCTATCGCTTGATCGCCTTTCTTGCCAGCGAAGGCATGGCGGTGATCATGATTTCCTCGGAGCTGCCCGAAGTGCTTGGCATGAGCGATCGGGTGATGGTGATGCACGAAGGCGAACTGATGGGCACCCTGGATCGTGCCGAGGCCACCCAGGAAAAAGTCATGCAGTTGGCCTCCGGCATGTCTGCGGTCCACTGA
- a CDS encoding TIM barrel protein, producing the protein MKSPLRFALNRMVAPDLPLADFIQLAKALQCDAIEIRNDLKNREIEYGMSAARVRELCAAQGIKVLSINALYPFDVWNDERRAQAIELATYARECGAQGLVMCPFNQPGDTRNDAQRAAGLRTALSELALILREYGILGFIEPLGFAVSALRRKRVAVDAIKAIGGLDVFRVVHDTFHHHLAGEHEFFPELTGLVHISGVEDREAPLDSIRDGHRVLVGEDDILGNAAQIDTLLSTGYSGYLSFEPFAESVHGLADIRQALGASIAHLQKR; encoded by the coding sequence ATGAAGTCGCCGCTACGTTTTGCCCTTAACCGTATGGTCGCGCCTGACTTGCCCCTGGCGGATTTTATCCAGCTGGCCAAAGCCCTCCAGTGCGATGCCATCGAGATTCGCAACGACCTCAAAAACCGCGAAATCGAATACGGCATGTCCGCCGCCCGCGTGCGTGAGTTGTGCGCGGCGCAGGGCATCAAGGTGCTGTCGATCAACGCGCTGTACCCTTTTGATGTGTGGAACGACGAACGCCGCGCTCAGGCAATCGAACTGGCCACCTACGCCCGTGAGTGCGGGGCCCAGGGCCTGGTGATGTGCCCGTTCAATCAGCCTGGCGATACGCGTAACGACGCGCAGCGCGCCGCTGGTTTGCGCACCGCGTTGAGCGAACTGGCGTTGATCCTGCGTGAGTACGGGATTCTCGGTTTCATCGAACCCCTGGGCTTCGCAGTATCCGCCCTGCGCCGCAAGCGCGTGGCAGTGGATGCAATCAAGGCCATCGGTGGCCTGGATGTATTTCGTGTGGTGCATGACACCTTTCACCATCATTTGGCCGGCGAGCATGAGTTCTTCCCGGAACTGACCGGGCTGGTGCATATCTCCGGGGTGGAAGACCGCGAGGCGCCGCTTGACTCAATCCGCGACGGCCACCGCGTGCTGGTGGGCGAGGACGATATTCTCGGGAATGCGGCGCAGATCGACACCTTGCTGAGCACCGGCTACAGCGGCTATCTGTCGTTCGAGCCGTTTGCCGAAAGCGTGCATGGGTTGGCGGATATCCGGCAGGCATTGGGGGCAAGCATCGCCCACCTGCAAAAACGATAA
- a CDS encoding sugar ABC transporter substrate-binding protein — protein MKTPIRFTALALSMLLASGVAGAADLKVGVTMSAFDDTFLTYLREDMDKQAKSYPKGDGVQLQFEDARADVVKQLSQVENFISQKVDAIIVNPVDTASTKNIIAAATKAGIPLVFVNRRPDQKDLPKDVVAVTSDDVEAGRLQMQYIAEKLGGKGKVVILLGDLANNSTTNRTKGVKEVLAKYPDIKIEQEQTGAWLRDRGMTLVNDWLTQGRDFNAVLANNDEMAIGASMALRSAGKEKGSVLIAGVDGTPDGLNAITKGDMAASAFQDAKGQAVGSVEAARKMAKKEPVEQNVVIPFQLITPDNVKDFK, from the coding sequence ATGAAGACCCCGATCCGTTTTACCGCGCTGGCCCTGTCCATGCTGCTGGCCAGTGGCGTTGCCGGCGCCGCCGATCTGAAGGTGGGCGTCACGATGTCTGCGTTCGATGACACCTTCCTCACCTATCTGCGCGAAGACATGGACAAGCAAGCCAAGTCCTACCCCAAGGGCGATGGCGTGCAATTGCAGTTTGAAGACGCGCGGGCCGATGTGGTCAAGCAATTGAGCCAGGTCGAGAACTTTATCAGCCAGAAAGTCGACGCCATTATCGTCAACCCGGTCGATACCGCTTCGACCAAGAACATCATTGCGGCTGCGACCAAGGCGGGCATTCCGCTGGTGTTCGTCAACCGCCGCCCGGACCAGAAAGACTTGCCCAAGGACGTGGTGGCAGTGACCTCCGATGACGTCGAGGCCGGGCGCCTGCAAATGCAATACATCGCCGAAAAACTCGGCGGCAAGGGCAAGGTCGTGATCCTGCTGGGTGACCTGGCGAACAACTCCACCACCAACCGCACCAAGGGTGTCAAGGAAGTGCTGGCCAAGTACCCGGACATCAAGATCGAGCAGGAGCAGACCGGCGCCTGGCTGCGTGACCGGGGCATGACCCTGGTCAACGACTGGCTGACCCAGGGGCGTGATTTCAATGCGGTGCTGGCCAACAACGATGAGATGGCGATCGGGGCGTCCATGGCCCTGCGATCGGCCGGCAAGGAAAAAGGCAGCGTGCTGATTGCCGGTGTTGACGGTACGCCGGATGGCTTGAACGCGATCACCAAGGGTGACATGGCCGCCTCGGCCTTCCAGGACGCCAAGGGCCAGGCGGTGGGTTCCGTAGAAGCGGCGCGCAAGATGGCCAAAAAAGAGCCGGTGGAGCAGAACGTGGTGATCCCGTTCCAGTTGATCACCCCGGACAACGTCAAAGACTTCAAGTAG
- a CDS encoding ABC transporter permease, translating to MNAITDNKPATAPVKNRRRMPTELSIFLVLIGIGLVFELFGWIVRDQSFLMNSQRLVLMILQVSIIGLLAIGVTQVIITTGIDLSSGSVLALSAMIAASLAQTSDFSRAVFPSLTDLPVWIPVAMGLGVGLLAGAINGSIIAVTGIPPFIATLGMMVSARGLARYYTEGQPVSMLSDSYTAIGHGAMPVIIFLVVAVIFHIALRYTKYGKYTYAIGGNMQAARTSGINVKRHLIIVYSIAGLLAGLAGVVASARAATGQAGMGMSYELDAIAAAVIGGTSLAGGVGRITGTVIGALILGVMASGFTFVGVDAYIQDIIKGLIIVVAVVIDQYRNKRKLKR from the coding sequence ATGAACGCAATAACAGACAACAAGCCGGCGACGGCACCGGTGAAGAATCGTCGACGCATGCCCACCGAGCTGAGCATCTTTTTGGTGCTGATCGGTATCGGCCTGGTGTTTGAACTGTTCGGCTGGATCGTGCGCGACCAGAGCTTCTTGATGAACTCCCAGCGCTTGGTGCTGATGATTCTGCAAGTCTCGATCATCGGCCTGCTGGCTATCGGTGTGACCCAGGTGATCATTACTACGGGCATCGACTTGTCGTCCGGCTCGGTGCTGGCCTTGTCGGCGATGATTGCCGCCAGCCTGGCGCAGACCTCGGATTTTTCCCGGGCGGTGTTTCCGTCCCTGACCGACTTGCCGGTGTGGATCCCAGTGGCGATGGGCCTGGGCGTGGGGCTGCTGGCGGGGGCGATCAATGGCAGCATTATCGCGGTGACCGGCATCCCGCCGTTTATCGCGACCCTGGGCATGATGGTCTCGGCCCGTGGCCTGGCGCGTTACTACACCGAAGGCCAGCCGGTGAGCATGCTCTCGGATTCCTACACGGCCATCGGCCATGGTGCCATGCCGGTGATCATCTTCTTGGTGGTGGCGGTGATCTTCCACATCGCGCTGCGTTATACCAAGTACGGCAAGTACACCTACGCCATCGGCGGCAATATGCAGGCGGCGCGCACCTCGGGCATCAACGTCAAGCGCCACTTGATCATCGTCTATAGCATCGCCGGGCTGCTGGCGGGCCTGGCCGGCGTGGTGGCCTCGGCCCGTGCCGCGACAGGGCAGGCGGGCATGGGCATGTCCTACGAGCTGGATGCGATTGCCGCTGCGGTGATCGGCGGCACCAGCCTGGCGGGCGGGGTAGGGCGCATCACCGGCACCGTGATCGGCGCGCTGATCCTCGGCGTGATGGCCAGCGGGTTTACCTTCGTGGGTGTGGATGCGTATATCCAGGACATCATCAAGGGCCTGATCATCGTGGTGGCAGTGGTGATCGACCAGTACCGCAACAAGCGCAAGCTCAAGCGCTGA
- a CDS encoding DUF2789 domain-containing protein → MDAPIPTLETLFEQLGLDSTPEAIDAFIVAHSLPEDVKLIDAPFWTPQQAQFLKEELREDAEWAIPVDELNQRLHQPH, encoded by the coding sequence ATGGACGCGCCAATCCCCACGCTCGAAACCCTGTTTGAACAACTGGGCCTGGACTCAACCCCTGAGGCCATTGATGCCTTCATCGTCGCGCATTCTTTGCCCGAAGACGTGAAGTTGATCGATGCGCCGTTCTGGACGCCCCAACAGGCGCAGTTTCTTAAGGAAGAACTGCGTGAAGACGCTGAGTGGGCCATCCCGGTGGATGAGTTGAATCAGCGCCTGCATCAACCTCACTAG
- a CDS encoding TraR/DksA family transcriptional regulator — MTKEKLLAMPADDYMNAEQHAFFEKLLQDMKVEHHERIEQNRIAIESLDTPADPADAASVEEERTWLVNAIDRDQRMLPQLERALERIKEDSFGWCDDSGEPIGLKRLLISPTTKYCIEAQERHEQIDKHQRQA; from the coding sequence ATGACAAAGGAAAAGTTGCTGGCCATGCCGGCGGATGACTACATGAATGCCGAACAGCACGCTTTTTTCGAGAAGTTGCTGCAAGACATGAAGGTGGAACACCACGAGCGCATTGAACAGAACCGCATCGCCATTGAAAGCCTGGACACCCCGGCGGACCCGGCTGACGCGGCTTCCGTTGAAGAAGAGCGCACCTGGCTGGTAAATGCCATTGATCGCGACCAGCGTATGCTGCCGCAACTTGAGCGCGCCCTGGAGCGCATCAAGGAAGATTCTTTTGGTTGGTGTGATGACAGCGGCGAGCCGATCGGCCTCAAGCGCCTGCTGATCAGCCCGACCACCAAGTACTGCATCGAAGCCCAAGAGCGCCACGAGCAGATCGACAAGCATCAGCGCCAAGCCTGA